From one Gallionella capsiferriformans ES-2 genomic stretch:
- a CDS encoding alpha-E domain-containing protein: MLSSTADHLFWMARSMERAENTARMLDVTYRMSLLKRALIEPHHEWRAMLSISGLHEDFEARYDMPCAENVLHFMALDEKNPGSIYNSIFKARENARAVRGSITSEMWETLNSTWLEMRRIQGDGIAADGVSRFFDWVKERSHLSRGIAHGTMLRDNTFRFIRLGNFLERADNTARILDVKYHILLPSPKDIGGAADYYQWSSVLRSVSAFESYRRVYRDQITPKRVAELLVLRPDMARSLITCVDEVNRLLHEIDGPRANELLRRCGLLRTSLHAETIDGIFDYGLHEYLSEFLEQIYELGNLINTAYFWSTDELSVPDIIGH, encoded by the coding sequence ATGCTTTCATCAACCGCAGACCACCTGTTCTGGATGGCTCGCAGCATGGAGCGTGCAGAAAATACGGCACGCATGCTGGATGTCACCTACCGCATGTCTTTACTCAAAAGGGCATTGATCGAGCCGCATCACGAATGGCGCGCCATGCTGTCCATCAGCGGGCTGCATGAAGATTTCGAGGCGCGTTACGATATGCCCTGTGCCGAGAACGTATTGCACTTCATGGCGCTGGATGAAAAAAATCCGGGCAGCATCTACAACAGTATTTTCAAAGCGCGTGAAAATGCACGTGCCGTGCGCGGCTCCATCACGTCAGAGATGTGGGAGACGCTCAACTCCACCTGGCTGGAAATGCGCCGAATACAGGGCGATGGCATCGCAGCCGATGGGGTCTCACGGTTTTTCGACTGGGTAAAAGAGCGTTCGCATTTGTCACGCGGCATCGCACACGGCACCATGCTGCGCGACAATACCTTCCGTTTTATCAGGCTGGGAAATTTCCTCGAACGCGCTGACAACACCGCACGCATACTGGATGTGAAATACCACATTTTATTGCCCAGCCCAAAGGACATCGGCGGCGCGGCAGACTATTACCAGTGGAGTTCGGTGCTTCGTTCGGTATCGGCCTTTGAATCCTATCGCCGCGTGTATCGCGACCAGATCACCCCTAAGCGCGTGGCCGAATTGCTGGTCCTGCGGCCCGACATGGCAAGATCGCTGATCACCTGCGTGGACGAAGTCAACCGATTGTTGCATGAAATCGACGGGCCGCGCGCCAACGAGCTGCTCCGTCGCTGCGGCTTGCTGCGCACCAGTTTGCATGCTGAAACCATAGACGGGATTTTCGATTACGGCCTGCATGAATACCTCTCCGAATTTCTTGAGCAGATTTATGAACTGGGCAACCTGATCAACACCGCCTATTTCTGGTCAACCGATGAATTAAGCGTGCCTGACATAATCGGCCATTGA
- a CDS encoding diguanylate cyclase codes for MNANTKLTMPKTTTFFPKAGEITHHDVVLALGAATIDEAVALMEANNLSDVIYSVGQAHAIFTVEALMIYRHQGRNMSASLSDLTHHQLIYVNEDDNILNLLSIFEDDRCRYLGVKNAAGDLGGIISYTDVLASVDPVVMMEHKTLADVLGTSRVEMVNASTKTQAVLEQLIYAEDAMLIVENRKLIGIVTAKDVIKMICDCVDMSLPIRNYMTQHVKTINQRATIKAAIEHLKVNHFKRAIVVDDHNDVVGRITQRELIGITYGRWAELMKLHAHELGELVQVLESKNIQLQEESVTDPLTGAGNRRLFNQVTEAEIGRFYRHQMATFSVLMLDIDFFKKINDVFGHPFGDEVLKTLSNRVKRRLRTSDVFARWGGEEFVVLLPTADINAASVLAERIRAEIADSPVFEHQVTVSIGVAEYQRGESQEALLQRVDIALYEAKNSGRNKVVKAE; via the coding sequence ATGAATGCCAATACAAAGTTAACAATGCCTAAAACCACGACTTTCTTTCCAAAAGCTGGCGAGATAACTCACCACGACGTAGTGCTAGCCCTCGGAGCGGCCACAATTGATGAGGCTGTTGCGTTAATGGAGGCCAATAATTTAAGTGATGTCATCTACAGCGTAGGTCAAGCGCATGCGATCTTTACCGTTGAAGCTTTGATGATATATCGTCATCAAGGCAGAAATATGTCAGCAAGCCTTAGTGACCTTACACATCATCAATTAATTTACGTTAATGAAGATGACAATATCCTGAATTTATTGTCCATTTTTGAGGATGATCGCTGCCGCTACCTGGGTGTAAAAAATGCTGCAGGGGATTTAGGCGGGATCATTTCTTACACCGATGTTTTAGCCTCTGTTGACCCTGTAGTCATGATGGAGCACAAAACCTTAGCCGATGTGTTAGGTACAAGTCGCGTCGAAATGGTCAATGCATCGACCAAAACGCAAGCTGTATTAGAGCAGTTAATCTATGCTGAAGATGCCATGCTCATTGTCGAAAACCGTAAGCTAATCGGCATTGTCACGGCGAAGGATGTCATCAAAATGATTTGCGACTGTGTGGATATGTCACTCCCCATTCGCAACTACATGACACAGCACGTTAAAACAATCAATCAGCGTGCGACGATTAAAGCGGCGATTGAACACCTCAAAGTGAATCACTTTAAACGTGCGATCGTAGTTGATGATCACAATGATGTGGTCGGACGCATCACACAGCGCGAACTGATTGGCATTACCTACGGACGCTGGGCTGAGTTAATGAAGCTACACGCCCATGAGCTCGGTGAACTAGTTCAAGTCTTAGAATCAAAAAATATTCAGCTGCAAGAGGAGTCCGTCACCGACCCACTCACTGGCGCGGGTAATCGTCGCTTATTCAACCAGGTAACCGAGGCAGAAATTGGTCGTTTTTATCGACATCAGATGGCTACATTTTCTGTACTTATGCTTGATATCGATTTCTTTAAAAAAATTAACGATGTTTTTGGTCACCCATTTGGCGACGAGGTACTCAAAACACTCAGTAACCGGGTAAAAAGGCGGTTGCGAACCTCAGATGTTTTTGCACGATGGGGAGGAGAGGAGTTCGTCGTTTTATTACCCACCGCAGATATCAATGCAGCGAGTGTCCTGGCAGAGAGAATTCGTGCAGAAATTGCAGATAGTCCGGTCTTTGAACATCAAGTCACTGTGAGCATAGGCGTGGCGGAATACCAGCGAGGTGAGTCGCAAGAGGCCTTGTTACAACGTGTCGACATTGCTCTTTATGAAGCAAAGAATTCTGGGCGCAACAAAGTGGTGAAAGCAGAATAA
- a CDS encoding HD domain-containing phosphohydrolase: MQEFEHQLQLSDLDTHHTLSKKISYIHDIVCQNYPHIDRLAIAKYDRHDDILRTYVGSRKGNNPLTLYEAKLSEVPSLLKLARNRETRIINDLRVFPDSKSTHSRRILDRGFRSSYTIPLYNDGQFIGMLFFNSNQCDAFNESNLTYLDMIAHLLTSLLATELNQFITLYGAMKTATQFTHHRDPETGMHLERMARYSRLIAFTLGAAHSIDDEFVERILRHAPLHDVGKISIPDRILLKPGPLTIEEFSEMKTHTTKGRKIIDAMLLNFNIKCVNDIEMIRNIVAYHHESMDGNGYPEGLAGKNIPLEARIVAVADVFDALTSVRPYKAAWSNAQAFAELERMSHFKLDPDCVAALLGCQGEILKIQSDFAD, from the coding sequence ATGCAAGAGTTTGAACATCAATTACAACTTAGCGATTTAGATACTCACCATACTCTTTCAAAAAAAATATCATATATTCATGACATTGTCTGTCAAAATTACCCGCACATTGATCGCCTCGCCATTGCCAAGTATGACCGGCATGACGACATTCTGCGCACTTATGTTGGGAGCAGGAAGGGGAATAACCCTCTCACCCTTTATGAGGCAAAACTAAGCGAAGTTCCTTCACTGCTCAAATTGGCGCGCAACCGTGAGACGCGCATTATTAATGACCTGCGGGTATTTCCCGACAGCAAATCGACACACTCGAGGCGAATCCTCGACAGAGGTTTTCGTTCAAGTTATACCATTCCGTTGTATAACGATGGTCAATTCATTGGCATGCTTTTTTTTAATTCCAATCAATGCGATGCATTTAATGAATCTAACCTGACTTATCTGGACATGATTGCCCATTTGTTGACGAGTTTGTTGGCTACGGAATTGAATCAATTTATCACCCTTTATGGCGCCATGAAGACAGCCACTCAGTTCACGCACCATCGCGACCCAGAAACGGGCATGCATTTAGAGCGGATGGCTCGCTATTCACGATTGATTGCCTTTACGCTAGGCGCTGCGCACTCGATTGATGATGAGTTTGTAGAACGAATTCTCCGGCACGCACCCTTGCATGATGTCGGCAAGATATCCATCCCCGACAGAATTCTCCTTAAGCCTGGCCCTTTGACCATTGAGGAATTTAGCGAGATGAAAACTCATACAACGAAAGGTCGAAAAATCATTGATGCGATGCTGCTCAACTTCAATATTAAATGTGTCAATGACATTGAAATGATCCGCAATATCGTCGCTTACCATCACGAAAGCATGGATGGCAACGGTTACCCGGAGGGATTGGCGGGTAAAAATATTCCGCTTGAGGCTCGCATCGTTGCCGTCGCAGACGTATTTGATGCACTTACTTCAGTGCGCCCCTATAAGGCTGCGTGGAGCAATGCTCAGGCATTCGCTGAACTTGAACGTATGAGTCATTTCAAGCTAGACCCAGATTGCGTAGCAGCCCTGCTAGGCTGTCAAGGTGAGATACTGAAAATTCAGTCGGATTTTGCCGACTAA
- a CDS encoding proteasome-type protease gives MTYCVATMIDAGIVFASDSRTNAGVDNISTFRKMKTFERKGDRVLVVVNSGNLAITQATLNYLEQEIRHSTEANLMSVCSMYEVAELIGSALREVRHRDGPYLAENNVDCSANFIVGGQITGEPQRLFLIYAEGNFIEATPETPYFQIGEVKYGKPIIDRIIRADTSMNDAIKSVLVSFDSTMRSNLSVGLPIDMACYERDTLQLNHVHRFDDQNDYMQRLHKSWGDGVRQAFAQLPNFDY, from the coding sequence ATGACTTATTGCGTCGCGACTATGATTGATGCCGGCATCGTTTTTGCCTCGGACTCCCGCACCAATGCGGGGGTCGACAATATTTCCACTTTCCGCAAAATGAAAACCTTCGAACGAAAGGGCGACCGGGTGCTGGTGGTCGTTAACTCGGGCAATCTGGCCATCACACAGGCCACGCTCAATTATCTTGAACAGGAAATCAGGCACAGTACCGAAGCAAATTTGATGAGCGTCTGCTCAATGTACGAAGTCGCCGAATTGATCGGCTCGGCACTTCGGGAAGTACGCCATCGGGACGGCCCGTATTTGGCAGAAAATAACGTAGATTGCAGCGCAAATTTCATCGTCGGCGGGCAAATTACCGGCGAACCCCAGCGCCTGTTTCTAATTTATGCGGAAGGCAATTTTATCGAGGCCACCCCCGAAACGCCCTATTTCCAGATCGGCGAAGTGAAATACGGCAAGCCTATCATCGACCGAATTATTCGTGCAGACACCAGCATGAACGATGCTATCAAATCGGTTCTGGTCTCATTCGATTCAACGATGCGCTCCAATCTATCGGTGGGTCTGCCAATCGATATGGCCTGTTACGAACGCGATACGCTGCAACTCAATCACGTTCATCGCTTCGATGATCAAAACGACTACATGCAGCGACTGCACAAAAGCTGGGGGGATGGTGTAAGGCAAGCCTTCGCCCAACTACCGAATTTTGATTACTGA
- a CDS encoding circularly permuted type 2 ATP-grasp protein, with protein sequence MKTAYNEMYATDGSVRENYRNYADWLSATPEEVIVRKREAADIAFHRAGITFAVYGETNSQERLIPFDIVPRIIPAREWTRLEQGLRQRVRALNAFLHDIYHGQEILKAGRIPARQVLGNSQFRQEMVGVDVPENIYAHIAGVDLVRADHGSQLGEYYVLEDNLRTPSGVSYMLENRKMMMRLFPDLFSGQKIAPVEHYPDLLLNNLRSVAPEGVTNPNVVVLTPGQYNSAYFEHAFLAQQMGVELVDGNDLFVKNETVYMRTTEGPLRVDVIYRRIDDDFLDPLTFNKTSMLGVPGLFSAYRAGNVTLANAVGTGIADDKAIYIHVPEMIRFYCSEEPILANVPTWELSKPDDQAYVLAHLPELVVKEVHGSGGYGMLVGPTSTKNEINLFRDKILANPDHYIAQPTLALSTCPTFVESGVAPRHIDLRPYVLSGKDITMVPGGLTRVALKEGSLVVNSSQGGGTKDTWVLEGDN encoded by the coding sequence ATGAAAACAGCTTATAACGAGATGTATGCCACTGACGGATCGGTGCGCGAAAATTACCGCAACTATGCAGACTGGCTATCCGCCACTCCTGAGGAGGTCATCGTTCGCAAACGCGAAGCCGCAGACATCGCCTTTCATCGTGCCGGCATTACCTTCGCTGTCTATGGCGAGACAAACAGTCAGGAGCGGCTCATTCCTTTCGATATCGTGCCGCGCATTATTCCGGCGCGCGAATGGACGCGGCTTGAACAGGGCTTACGTCAGCGCGTCCGTGCGCTGAACGCTTTCCTGCACGACATTTATCACGGGCAGGAGATCCTCAAAGCCGGTCGCATCCCTGCCCGTCAGGTGCTGGGCAACAGCCAGTTCCGTCAGGAAATGGTCGGCGTAGACGTTCCGGAAAACATCTACGCGCATATCGCAGGCGTCGATCTGGTACGCGCCGACCACGGCAGCCAACTCGGCGAGTACTACGTGCTCGAAGATAATTTGCGCACCCCGTCCGGCGTATCGTATATGCTGGAAAACCGCAAAATGATGATGCGATTATTCCCCGACTTGTTTTCAGGTCAAAAGATTGCACCCGTCGAACACTATCCTGATTTGTTGCTCAACAATCTGCGCTCGGTAGCGCCAGAGGGCGTCACCAATCCGAATGTCGTTGTGCTCACACCGGGTCAATACAACAGCGCCTATTTTGAACACGCCTTTCTGGCCCAGCAAATGGGCGTTGAACTGGTCGATGGCAACGATCTGTTTGTTAAAAACGAGACCGTGTATATGCGCACCACGGAAGGGCCGTTGCGCGTGGATGTCATTTACCGTCGCATTGACGATGATTTTTTAGATCCGCTGACCTTTAACAAAACCTCCATGCTGGGAGTCCCGGGCTTATTCTCAGCTTACCGGGCAGGCAATGTCACACTGGCCAATGCCGTCGGCACAGGTATTGCGGACGACAAGGCCATTTATATACACGTGCCTGAAATGATTCGGTTTTATTGTTCAGAAGAGCCGATCTTAGCGAATGTCCCAACCTGGGAATTGAGTAAGCCTGACGACCAGGCTTATGTTCTAGCGCATCTGCCCGAACTAGTCGTCAAGGAGGTGCATGGCTCAGGCGGCTACGGCATGCTGGTCGGCCCCACCTCGACAAAAAATGAAATCAATCTGTTTCGCGACAAGATCCTGGCAAACCCAGATCACTATATCGCGCAGCCCACGCTCGCCCTTTCAACCTGCCCCACGTTTGTTGAAAGCGGCGTCGCACCGCGCCATATCGACCTGCGGCCTTATGTGCTGTCTGGCAAGGATATCACCATGGTGCCAGGCGGCCTGACACGCGTAGCGCTCAAAGAAGGCTCGCTGGTGGTCAACTCATCGCAAGGCGGCGGCACCAAAGACACCTGGGTACTCGAAGGAGACAACTAA
- a CDS encoding HD-GYP domain-containing protein translates to MPELNDQHYLQAVTELGNTRMIVADRDIYSQNRIKLIASGMRINSQLYDRLIKHKLLELDKTLSIDNMLNADRIRDDVASLLQENAKLAKMQAIIGKNFLYSRVLAIQLPSPLAFKLTVARDKYNHIYRHSLMLMIIVVYLAHCNGMNSAEQECAATAALFHDIGLLHIDPKLLAPSHVMSDTERHHLYSHPLTAYLLLCEFPELPRCIAEAVLVHHERMDGSGYPRGLRGDKISRYGQILAVAEIAAKAFDSNHPKVSWKNLEVMLKLNFRQYGQGLIGHLNIFRENDAPTALSDNMSHLITKVNLIAQLFENFNQHANAISCDQMFDLAKTRMVALRLKLLEAGFDPHDPARLIQIFTDDLESRSDYSPLLNEALWQFKALLREISRRWPEVSVDEAQPKRAENEWLNNMKRSLLSADINK, encoded by the coding sequence ATGCCAGAACTGAATGATCAGCATTATTTACAGGCGGTAACCGAGCTTGGGAATACCCGCATGATCGTCGCTGATCGCGATATCTACTCACAAAACAGAATCAAGCTGATTGCATCCGGTATGCGCATCAACAGCCAACTGTATGATCGGCTAATTAAACACAAGCTGCTCGAGCTGGACAAGACATTATCCATCGACAATATGCTTAATGCTGACAGGATACGGGATGATGTGGCGTCACTGCTGCAGGAAAATGCCAAGCTGGCCAAGATGCAGGCAATTATCGGCAAGAATTTTTTATACAGCCGGGTTCTTGCCATTCAGCTACCCTCTCCGCTCGCTTTCAAGCTGACAGTGGCTAGGGATAAATACAACCACATTTATCGTCATAGCCTGATGTTGATGATTATTGTTGTATATCTTGCGCATTGCAACGGTATGAATTCGGCTGAGCAAGAATGTGCCGCCACAGCAGCACTGTTCCACGACATTGGTCTGCTGCATATTGATCCTAAACTACTCGCGCCGAGCCATGTAATGAGCGACACCGAAAGACACCACCTTTACAGTCACCCGCTGACAGCCTATCTATTGTTATGTGAATTTCCGGAACTCCCCCGGTGTATTGCAGAGGCTGTGCTCGTACATCACGAGCGAATGGACGGCAGCGGCTATCCTCGCGGTTTGCGGGGCGATAAAATTAGCCGCTACGGGCAAATTCTGGCTGTAGCAGAGATTGCCGCGAAGGCGTTTGATTCCAACCATCCCAAGGTGTCCTGGAAAAATCTGGAGGTAATGCTCAAGCTGAATTTCAGACAATACGGACAAGGCTTGATCGGTCACTTAAATATTTTTCGCGAAAATGATGCACCGACTGCCCTTTCGGACAATATGTCCCATCTTATTACAAAGGTTAATCTGATCGCACAGTTGTTCGAGAATTTCAACCAGCATGCGAATGCCATAAGCTGCGACCAGATGTTCGATCTAGCTAAAACACGAATGGTTGCGCTTAGATTGAAGCTGTTAGAAGCCGGATTCGACCCCCATGATCCGGCTCGACTGATACAGATTTTTACTGATGACCTAGAATCTAGGTCCGATTATTCACCCTTACTGAATGAGGCCCTTTGGCAATTTAAGGCGTTATTGCGGGAAATTTCACGACGCTGGCCGGAGGTATCTGTTGACGAAGCTCAGCCTAAAAGAGCGGAAAACGAATGGCTAAATAATATGAAGCGCTCATTACTTTCTGCGGATATTAACAAGTAG
- a CDS encoding LuxR C-terminal-related transcriptional regulator, whose translation MTINFTGHAEIDQQHELLESTVGQLALFCSEAKHNQDATCDGCNAFKQKHCRVTLVLIASQLAGFLTGHAAYEEKMMELLPDTPICSQHIKAHKSAHQGIAKQLKKLSLLVANENPREVSTRMRRIVGDWLGDHSTSFDTRLVRLGKFDSSKIDFDGELVAMLDEYVFPSRPTMSKASLKIGMALEGEKLEARGRFESLSPAQRQVFWLVAGGKTNREIGMVLSISINTVKTHRAAIFHKMDVKSVLELVKKVDVLR comes from the coding sequence ATGACAATCAATTTCACCGGTCACGCCGAAATAGATCAACAGCATGAGCTGCTCGAAAGTACCGTCGGGCAGTTGGCGCTTTTCTGTTCTGAAGCAAAGCACAATCAGGATGCCACGTGCGACGGGTGCAATGCTTTCAAGCAAAAACACTGCCGTGTGACGCTCGTATTAATCGCAAGCCAATTGGCTGGTTTTCTCACCGGCCATGCTGCTTACGAAGAAAAAATGATGGAATTATTGCCCGACACACCCATTTGCTCTCAACATATAAAGGCACACAAGTCCGCCCATCAAGGAATTGCGAAGCAACTGAAGAAGCTCTCGTTGCTGGTCGCCAACGAAAATCCGCGTGAGGTAAGCACTAGGATGAGGCGAATAGTTGGAGATTGGCTGGGCGATCATTCCACATCGTTTGATACTCGGCTAGTTCGTCTCGGTAAATTCGATTCGTCTAAGATCGATTTTGATGGTGAACTGGTCGCAATGCTTGACGAGTATGTATTCCCCAGTCGCCCCACGATGTCAAAGGCATCTTTGAAAATCGGCATGGCATTGGAGGGGGAAAAGCTTGAAGCTCGCGGACGCTTTGAGTCGCTCTCGCCCGCCCAACGTCAAGTCTTCTGGCTGGTCGCAGGAGGAAAGACAAACCGTGAAATTGGCATGGTGCTGAGCATTTCGATCAATACGGTAAAGACACACCGTGCAGCTATCTTTCACAAAATGGATGTGAAGTCGGTGCTTGAATTAGTCAAGAAAGTAGACGTTCTTCGCTAG
- a CDS encoding HD domain-containing phosphohydrolase — protein MSKFNINLHEAIYSLSDALDLVGVTHIHHGKHVAYMAAECGKGMGWSGQRMKELFKAAMLHDCGVSKTTVHSRLAQFEWEKENDHCLIGASLLFTCPLMANLAPIVRHHHTHWSELKEMDLPLEVKLSANCIYMVDRVDVLALGFLVDQSNLLLGSENIRKKILDKRGDWFCPELVDAFMDISRSEAFWLSLENEHVHGYLSSWLTETTIQEMDFQDLRSIVSIFSHVVDAKSSFTKEHSDGVARLSRCIGQLLSLSERTCDMLELAGLLHDIGKLRQPDALLNNPGKLSAEETAQMHRHSFDTYTIIKNIHGLEEISLWAAQHHERVDGTGYPYHLGDGGVSLEARIVAVADVFQALAQERPYRGALPPNEIVKILNGMVEDGKLDRTVVMHVDQNLAICWNAAVGALDHPHT, from the coding sequence TTGTCGAAATTTAATATCAATTTGCATGAAGCCATTTATTCACTGTCTGATGCGCTCGACCTTGTGGGGGTGACTCACATTCATCATGGTAAGCATGTCGCCTATATGGCCGCTGAATGCGGAAAAGGAATGGGCTGGTCGGGGCAACGGATGAAAGAGCTGTTTAAAGCCGCGATGTTGCACGATTGCGGCGTTTCAAAGACAACGGTACATAGCAGACTGGCACAATTCGAATGGGAAAAAGAAAACGATCATTGCCTGATAGGTGCTTCCCTGCTATTTACCTGCCCGTTAATGGCAAATCTTGCGCCTATCGTCCGTCACCATCATACGCATTGGTCTGAGCTGAAGGAGATGGATCTTCCTCTGGAGGTTAAGCTCAGCGCGAATTGCATTTACATGGTAGATCGTGTTGATGTACTAGCGTTGGGGTTTTTGGTGGATCAGTCCAATTTACTACTTGGCAGTGAAAACATCCGAAAGAAGATTCTGGATAAACGCGGCGACTGGTTCTGCCCTGAGCTTGTCGATGCTTTTATGGATATATCAAGATCCGAGGCCTTTTGGCTTTCTCTGGAAAATGAGCATGTTCACGGATACCTGTCGAGTTGGCTGACTGAGACGACCATTCAGGAAATGGATTTTCAAGACCTTCGCAGTATCGTGAGTATTTTCTCTCATGTGGTCGATGCCAAAAGTTCCTTTACCAAGGAGCACTCCGATGGTGTCGCCAGGCTATCAAGATGCATTGGTCAGCTCCTGTCACTTTCCGAGAGGACGTGCGACATGCTGGAACTTGCTGGCTTATTACATGACATTGGTAAACTCAGGCAGCCGGACGCGTTGCTAAATAACCCCGGCAAGCTATCCGCTGAGGAAACAGCGCAAATGCATCGGCACAGCTTCGACACTTACACCATTATCAAAAATATTCATGGTTTAGAGGAAATATCTTTATGGGCAGCACAACACCATGAGCGCGTGGATGGTACTGGCTATCCCTATCATCTTGGTGATGGGGGCGTGTCGTTGGAAGCGCGAATTGTGGCTGTGGCTGACGTGTTTCAGGCTCTAGCACAGGAGCGCCCTTATCGCGGTGCGCTGCCGCCAAATGAAATTGTGAAAATATTAAATGGCATGGTCGAAGACGGAAAGTTGGACCGCACAGTGGTCATGCACGTCGATCAAAATCTGGCGATTTGTTGGAATGCCGCCGTAGGTGCATTAGATCACCCACATACATAG
- the sthA gene encoding Si-specific NAD(P)(+) transhydrogenase — protein sequence MNYDVIIIGSGPAGQHAAWQAARMGKRAAIIERKPNLGGAGLQTGTIPSKAMREVAYQLTRSGGMRQAHDGRSRHGLLADAVRRKEGVIAQQESVILQRILRSGVALIPGEACFVDAHTIAVTDQAGNTRQITADVIVLAAGSRPRRPADVPFNKKSVLDSTSILNLRHLPDSLLVVGGGVIACEFVSIFAALGVAVSVVDSHAQLLEYLSEDVVAVLADSFLDMGVKFYMQERVAQISCDDSGTLTTLVSGAQIRADAVLYAQGREPNSEGLQVARAGIAAKDGWIAVNQHFQTSVPNIFAVGDLIGRPALASTGMEQGRAAVLYAFGGEAHVTADNLPMAVYTIPEISYVGKTEREVQQENIPYLIGRAYFKDSARGQIIGDAQGLLKLIIDTRNEKLLGVHIVGEQASELVHIGQLVMNLNGTVRDLVANVFNYPTLAECYKLAALDCTHQLEQRKLTGV from the coding sequence ATGAACTACGACGTTATCATCATCGGTTCAGGCCCAGCCGGACAGCATGCTGCATGGCAGGCCGCGCGCATGGGCAAGCGTGCCGCCATCATCGAGCGTAAACCCAATCTGGGAGGCGCCGGCTTGCAGACGGGTACGATACCCAGCAAGGCGATGCGCGAAGTGGCCTATCAGCTAACGCGCTCGGGTGGCATGCGTCAGGCCCATGATGGCCGTTCCCGGCACGGGCTGCTGGCGGATGCGGTGCGCAGGAAAGAGGGGGTGATCGCCCAGCAGGAATCGGTGATATTGCAGCGGATATTGCGCTCCGGTGTCGCCTTGATTCCGGGCGAGGCCTGTTTTGTCGATGCACATACCATTGCCGTGACCGATCAGGCCGGAAATACGCGCCAGATTACTGCCGATGTGATCGTGCTGGCGGCAGGTTCCCGTCCGCGCCGTCCGGCTGACGTGCCATTCAATAAAAAAAGCGTCCTCGATTCGACCTCTATCCTAAATTTGCGTCATTTGCCGGACAGTCTGCTGGTGGTGGGCGGCGGGGTGATTGCCTGCGAATTCGTCTCCATTTTTGCGGCACTGGGCGTCGCGGTCTCGGTCGTGGACAGTCATGCGCAACTGCTCGAATATCTGAGTGAAGACGTGGTCGCTGTGCTGGCCGACAGTTTTCTGGATATGGGCGTCAAATTTTATATGCAGGAGCGCGTCGCCCAAATCAGTTGCGATGACAGCGGCACATTGACGACCTTGGTGAGCGGAGCTCAGATCCGTGCCGATGCCGTTTTGTATGCGCAGGGGCGTGAGCCCAACAGCGAGGGATTGCAGGTGGCGCGTGCCGGCATCGCCGCGAAGGATGGCTGGATCGCGGTCAATCAGCATTTTCAGACCAGCGTGCCGAATATCTTTGCAGTGGGCGATTTGATCGGTCGCCCGGCGCTCGCGTCCACTGGCATGGAGCAGGGGCGAGCTGCGGTGCTGTATGCGTTTGGCGGCGAGGCACATGTGACGGCAGATAATCTGCCGATGGCGGTCTATACCATCCCTGAAATATCCTACGTCGGTAAAACCGAACGGGAAGTGCAGCAGGAAAATATCCCCTATCTGATCGGTCGCGCCTATTTTAAAGATAGCGCGCGCGGGCAGATTATCGGCGATGCGCAAGGGTTGCTTAAACTGATCATTGATACGCGCAACGAGAAACTGCTCGGCGTGCATATTGTCGGCGAGCAGGCGAGCGAACTGGTCCATATTGGCCAGCTGGTGATGAATCTCAATGGCACGGTGCGCGATCTGGTAGCCAACGTCTTTAACTATCCGACACTGGCCGAGTGTTACAAGCTGGCAGCCTTAGATTGCACGCATCAATTGGAGCAGCGAAAACTCACCGGCGTTTGA
- a CDS encoding rhodanese-like domain-containing protein: MDLNAGSFVRKTGITLTSAAVLLFSSAVFAADTPASLKGATVVDAVKAKSLVDSGVKIIDARVANEYAEAHIKGALSVPYKEKSAKSADFDVTQDSVDMSKLPVDKNAGIIFYCNGAECWKGYKEATVAVKAGYKAVYWLRLGIPDWKAKGYPIE, from the coding sequence ATGGATTTAAATGCTGGAAGTTTTGTCAGAAAAACCGGGATTACTTTAACAAGTGCAGCAGTTCTGTTATTTAGCAGTGCCGTATTTGCTGCGGATACTCCCGCAAGCTTGAAAGGTGCGACTGTAGTTGATGCGGTTAAAGCAAAATCACTAGTTGATTCAGGTGTCAAGATAATCGATGCGCGCGTTGCCAATGAGTATGCCGAAGCGCATATCAAAGGCGCACTTAGTGTTCCTTACAAGGAAAAGAGTGCTAAATCAGCAGATTTTGATGTAACCCAAGACAGTGTGGATATGAGTAAGCTGCCTGTTGATAAGAATGCCGGCATTATTTTCTACTGCAATGGCGCGGAATGCTGGAAGGGTTATAAAGAGGCAACCGTTGCTGTTAAAGCCGGTTACAAGGCTGTTTACTGGTTGCGACTTGGGATTCCTGACTGGAAGGCTAAAGGATATCCGATAGAGTAA